From the genome of Vigna angularis cultivar LongXiaoDou No.4 chromosome 11, ASM1680809v1, whole genome shotgun sequence, one region includes:
- the LOC108332864 gene encoding uncharacterized protein LOC108332864, producing the protein MALFKKLEITIPFSEALQQMPSYARFMKDLLTKKRKYIEEKTIEVHGNCSAIIQKLLPPKFKDPGSFTIPCTIGKLLIRKTLIDLGASINLMSLSMLKKIGDMEVKPTRMTLQLADRSVKYPYGVIEDVLVKVDKFTFLVDFVILDMEEDT; encoded by the coding sequence ATGGCTCTCTTTAAAAAGTTAGAAATCACAATTCCCTTTTCAGAAGCACTCCAACAAATGCCTTCTTATGCCAGATTTATGAAGGATTTGTTGACCAAGAAGAGAAAGTACATTGAAGAAAAGACAATTGAGGTGCACGGGAATTGTAGTGCAATAATCCAAAAACTTCTACCACCAAAATTCAAAGATCCTGGTAGTTTTACTATTCCATGCACAATTGGAAAACTTCTCATTCGAAAAACATTAATAGACTTAGGTGCAAGTATCAATTTGATGTCTTTGTCTATGTTAAAGAAAATCGGGGACATGGAAGTAAAACCAACAAGGATGACACTTCAACTAGCAGACAGGTCTGTCAAGTACCCATATGGAGTTATTGAAGATGTTTTAGTGAAAGTTGACAAATTCACTTTTCTagtggattttgttattttagatatGGAGGAGGATACTTAA
- the LOC108332314 gene encoding protein SYM1, with product MATVPSLCTVFPILTPILSKSHFVPLSSRTPKRSRIISCVAEDREIVPVSEDRGARFHEVEGIQPSESITEAEVDPRLTSSSTVNAFIVLGFGTFAVTKLLTIDHDYWHGWTLYEILRYIPEHNWIAYEQALKANPVLAKMAISGIVYSIGDWIAQCYEGKPLFEFDLARLLRSGLVGFTLHGSLSHYYYQLCEALFPFQEWWVVPAKVAFDQTVWSAVWNSIYFVVLGLLRFESLTNIYGELKSTFFPLLTAGWKLWPFAHLITYGLIPVEQRLLWVDCVELVWVTILSTYSNEKSETRISESASEATSSTSNQNSKE from the exons ATGGCTACTGTTCCTTCTCTTTGCACCGTCTTTCCCATACTCACACCAATCTTGTCGAAGTCCCATTTCGTTCCCCTCTCTTCCCGAACCCCAAAACGAAGTCGTATCATCAGCTGTGTAGCTGAGGACCGTGAAATAGTTCCGGTGTCTGAAGACAGAGGAGCCCGTTTCCATGAAGTTGAGGGGATTCAACCTTCCGAATCCATAACAGAGGCAGAGGTTGATCCTCGCCTCACAAGCAGTAGTACCGTTAATGCCTTCATCGTTTTGGGGTTTGGGACTTTTGCTGTCACCAAGTTGCTCACCATTGACCATGACTACTGGCAT GGTTGGACCCTTTATGAGATTCTAAGGTATATACCTGAGCACAACTGGATTGCCTATGAGCAAGCTCTGAAAGCAAATCCGGTTTTAGCTAAAATGGCAATAAGTGGGATTGTCTACTCAATTGGAGACTGGATTGCTCAG TGCTATGAAGGAAAGCCTCTTTTTGAGTTTGATCTGGCACGGTTACTCAGATCAGGTCTTGTTGGGTTTACTCTCCATGGATCTCTTtctcattattattatcaaCTTTGTGAG GCTCTTTTTCCTTTCCAAGAATGGTGGGTTGTCCCTGCTAAAGTTGCTTTCGACCAAACTGTGTGGTCTGCAGTTTGGAACAGCATCTACTTTGTGGTTTTGGGCTTATTGCGGTTTGAATCTTTGACTAACATATATGGTGAACTGAAGTCAACATTTTTCCCCTTGCTTACT GCAGGGTGGAAACTTTGGCCTTTTGCGCATCTGATTACTTATGGTCTGATTCCTGTGGAACAAAGGCTTCTTTGGGTGGACTGTGTGGAGCTCGTCTGGGTCACAATCCTTTCAAC CTATTCAAATGAGAAATCAGAAACCCGAATATCCGAGTCAGCATCAGAAGCAACATCATCCACTTCAAACCAAAATTCTAAG gaataa
- the LOC108333636 gene encoding putative cell wall protein — protein MASKLSSLFAFVLITTILLATTWQAVARRHTKLKNSYKGDKKEPQFLFPSDGYIPGFGRLGFPPFFGFTPQNPNIGGGGGGGEVEPAPVSGGGNGLQVPPVSGGGYVPGGDDTFVPNPGFEVPSPRKGAGVPVPVNP, from the coding sequence ATGGCTTCCAAGCTTTCCTCTCTCTTTGCATTTGTTCTCATCACCACCATCCTTCTTGCCACTACATGGCAAGCAGTTGCAAGACGCCACACTAAACTAAAGAACTCATACAAAGGGGACAAGAAAGAACCTCAGTTTTTGTTCCCTTCTGATGGTTATATTCCTGGCTTTGGGAGATTAGGGTTTCCTCCTTTCTTTGGGTTTACACCTCAGAATCCAAAcattggtggtggtggtggtggaggtgaAGTAGAGCCAGCACCAGTTTCAGGTGGCGGGAATGGATTACAGGTACCACCAGTTTCAGGTGGTGGATATGTTCCAGGTGGCGATGACACCTTTGTCCCAAACCCTGGTTTTGAGGTTCCAAGCCCTAGAAAGGGTGCTGGAGTTCCAGTTCCAGTAAATCCGTGA